One Methanolobus sp. WCC4 DNA segment encodes these proteins:
- the glnA gene encoding type I glutamate--ammonia ligase: MANVNPATKEDVLKAVAENDVKFIRIQFTDTMGMIKSWAIPAEDLEGAFENGVMFDGSSIEGFTRIEESDMILMPDPTTFRLLPWRPKEGAVARIIGDVYRPNGNPFEGDPRYVLKKAIAKAAEKGYTMNIGPELEFFLFKLDENGHPTTELTDMGGYFDFAPLDKAQDVRRAIDFALEEMGFKIEASHHEVAPSQHEINFRFGDVLTTCDNIVTFKYVVKSIAAHMGYYATFMPKPLFGVNGSGMHSNQSLMKDGENAFYDPSTPDQLSVTAKQYIAGLLTHIREFAAITNSIVNSYKRLVPGYEAPIYCTWSASNRSSLIRIPASRGKGTRVELRCPDPACNPYLAFAAMLSAGLDGIEKGMEAPASTDVNIFKLTEEDRMARGIESLPGNLKEAIDLMAASEFIKDVVGDHVFENYIEAKKAQWDDYKAQVHQWELDTYLSVL, from the coding sequence ATGGCAAACGTAAATCCAGCAACAAAGGAAGATGTATTAAAGGCTGTAGCCGAGAACGATGTTAAATTCATAAGGATCCAGTTCACCGATACCATGGGTATGATCAAGAGCTGGGCAATCCCTGCAGAAGATCTCGAGGGTGCATTTGAGAATGGTGTAATGTTCGATGGTTCATCAATCGAGGGTTTCACAAGGATCGAAGAGTCCGATATGATCCTTATGCCAGACCCAACCACCTTCAGGCTGCTCCCATGGAGACCAAAGGAAGGCGCTGTTGCACGTATCATTGGTGACGTATACAGACCTAACGGAAACCCATTCGAGGGTGACCCAAGATACGTCCTCAAGAAGGCTATCGCAAAGGCAGCTGAAAAAGGATACACAATGAACATCGGTCCTGAACTTGAGTTCTTCCTGTTCAAACTGGACGAGAATGGCCACCCAACCACAGAGCTTACTGACATGGGCGGTTACTTCGACTTTGCACCTCTTGACAAGGCACAGGATGTCAGAAGGGCGATCGACTTCGCTCTTGAGGAAATGGGCTTTAAGATCGAAGCATCCCACCACGAGGTCGCACCATCACAGCACGAGATCAACTTCAGATTCGGTGATGTACTTACCACATGTGACAACATTGTAACATTCAAATATGTTGTAAAGTCCATTGCAGCACACATGGGCTACTACGCAACATTCATGCCAAAACCACTCTTTGGTGTAAATGGTTCAGGTATGCACTCCAACCAGTCCCTCATGAAGGACGGAGAGAATGCATTCTACGACCCAAGCACACCTGACCAGCTCTCTGTAACTGCAAAGCAGTACATTGCAGGTCTCCTCACACACATCCGTGAGTTCGCTGCTATCACAAACTCAATAGTCAACTCATACAAGAGGCTCGTACCTGGATATGAGGCACCAATCTACTGTACCTGGTCTGCATCAAACCGCAGTTCCCTTATCAGGATCCCTGCATCAAGAGGAAAGGGTACAAGGGTAGAGCTCAGATGCCCAGACCCAGCATGTAACCCATACCTTGCATTCGCAGCAATGCTCAGTGCAGGTCTTGACGGTATTGAGAAGGGAATGGAAGCACCAGCATCAACTGATGTGAACATCTTCAAGCTCACAGAAGAAGACAGGATGGCAAGAGGAATCGAGTCCCTCCCAGGCAACCTTAAGGAAGCAATTGACCTTATGGCAGCAAGTGAGTTTATCAAGGATGTAGTTGGAGACCACGTCTTTGAGAACTACATTGAGGCTAAGAAGGCTCAGTGGGATGACTACAAGGCTCAGGTCCACCAGTGGGAACTTGACACCTACCTTAGCGTACTGTAA